The Lycium barbarum isolate Lr01 chromosome 9, ASM1917538v2, whole genome shotgun sequence genome has a segment encoding these proteins:
- the LOC132611937 gene encoding uncharacterized protein LOC132611937: MPPVAQLDAPGQDMRDAIQWLTRLVAAQAQHQEASVDPADRAISVRVKIFLGLDPPEYSGLRQNMDPQDFIDSMQRTLRTYAQNMEDRKRQRRTERERDRGYGKKARSLDVVSDFREGQRQQYFRYPSHSAASAPPRFSGQMRPPFPRCAQCGRFHAGQCRLGSDACYAYGQPGHVMRECPSRGDVGIVQPTGSVGWSSSSVHPSRQGSPTPTGRGRGKGGATSSSGPQNRIYALAGR, encoded by the exons ATGCCTCCAGTCGCTCAGCTAGATGCCCCAGGTCAGGATATGCGGGATGCTATACAGTGgttgaccagattggtagccgctcaggctcagcatcAGGAAGCTAGCGTTGATCCGGCAGATCGAGCTATCAGTGTGAGGGTCAAAATATTTCTTGGTCTAGATCCGCCAGAATATTCTGGATTGAGGCAGAATATGGACCCCCAAGACTTTATTGATAgcatgcagaggactttgagg ACATATGCACAGAATATGGAGGATCGTAAGCGTCAACGAAGGacagagcgtgagcgtgaccgaGGCTATGGTAAGAAAGCTAGATCTTTAGATGTTGTTAGTGATTTTAGGgaaggacagagacagcagtattTTCGGTATCCATCCCATTCAGCGgcgagtgcacctccgcggttttcag GTCAGATGAGACCGCCTTTtccacggtgtgcccagtgtggtagattCCATGCTGGACAGTGTCGATTGGGGTCTGACGCTTGTTATGCTTATGGCCAGCCAGGTCAtgtgatgagggagtgtccgtcgAGGGGTGATGTAGGtatagttcagcctacagggtccgtAGGTTGGTCTTCTTCATCTGTGCACCCTTCAAGGCAAGGTTCTCCGACACCAACAGGACGTGGTAGAGGAAAGGGTGGAGCAactagttcgagcggtcctcagaaccgtatctatgcattagctggtagatAG